The genomic stretch CGAGATTGGCCTTACTCCAGACTTCATCAGCTACAGAAATGATTACGGAACTGTACCTACATTGTCTCAATACCAGCTGCCAACCATCAATTATACAGGGAAAGATGCTAAAATTCCTATCGTTTATAAAGCAAATTTCTCTTATACCCATTTCTTCAACGAAAGGTTCAGAGCGGGAGTTGCAGGTTATATGGCTTTAGGAAGAAACAATTACTTCTATTACGACAGAAATATGCAGGCAAATCCTTTCATCACGTTGGCAAATGAAGGCGGAAGAGGCGTGTTTGTTCCTATAAAAGCGATTACCAATAATGCAAACAATACCGTAACTCTTAATTGGAAAGATGGTCGAATTAACAACAACTTCGGAAGAGTACTCGAATTGGTAAGTGATGGCAAGGTGAATCAGTTTTCATTTGTGTTTGATACAAGCTACCGTTATTGGAAAGATGGTGAAATCACGGCAAGTTATACATGGTCAGATATCAGAGACAATACTTCTTACAACGGAAATGTTGCCAATTCTGCTACTTTATCTACTCTGGTTCAGGGTGATCCGAGAGATCTGAAAATGACGTATTCTGATAATCAATTCAGAAACAAAGTGGTTATTTACGGTAACTCACCTACAATTGCAGGATTTACCTTAGGATTAAGATATTCAGGAATTGGAGGAACACGTTTCTCGGTGACTGCAGGAGGAAATATCAATGGAGATTTTGTTGATTCTAATGATTTGGCGTATATTTTTCCTGAACTTACCCAATCTTTGATAAACGATCCTGAAGTTGGGAACGCTTTAAAAAATTATATCACAGATTACAACAATAAAATTGCAGAAAGAAATGGTGGAAAGAACGGTTTCTATGGAGTTTGGGATGTACGTTTAGCAAAAAAAATCAAGTTTGAAAAAGTCGGTGCATTTGAACTTTCTGTTGATATTTTCAACTTTGCCAATTTGCTTAACAGAGAATGGGGTGTCAACAAATCTTACGGGAATATGGCATTATACAGAGCTTCGAAGTTCAATACCACTACTCAACAATTTGAATATGTGAAAAATACGAACGGTTTGGCTCCATTATCAGGAAATCCTTATCAGATACAGATCGGAGCTAAATATTCATTCTAAAAAATAAGTACTAAATTTATCTAAAAGTCTGAAAAAGGCTTTTAGATTTTAATGATCAATCGATATTATGAAAAAGTTTATCTTAGGGTTTGCAGTTTTAACAACAGCTTTTATGAACGCACAAACCCAAATCATTGCACACAGAGGTTATTTTCAAACGCAGCCTCCAACAACGGAAAATTCTATTACAGCATTGCAAAACGCTCAAAAATTAAAAATCTACGGATCTGAGTTTGATGTAAGAATGTCAAAGGACGGTGTCTTGGTCATTAATCACGATGAGCATCACGGTAAAATGGAAATTTCTGAAACCGATTTCAAAGAATTGGCAAAACTTAAACTATTAAACGGTGAAAAATATCCGACTTTAAAAGATTATCTCAAAGCTGGTAAAAAAGACAAAGCACTAAAGCTTATCGTAGAAATAAAGCCGGCAAAGACCGAAGCGTTAGAAAACGAATTGGTCGAAAAAACCATCGCCATGATCAAAGATATGAAGCTTGAGTCTCAGTGTGAATACATTTCGTTCAGCTTAAATATCTGCAAACAGATCAAAAAAATTGCTCCAGATTTTAAAGTTCAGTATTTAAGAGGTGAACTTTCTCCACAGCAGATTAAAGAAGAAGGTTTAGACGGATTAGATTATCATTATTCAGTATTTCAGAAAAACCCGACATGGATTTCTGAAGCAAACGCTTTAGGATTAATCACCAATTCATGGACGGTAAATGACGTTGAAACCTATAATGAACTGAAAAAACAAGGAGTAAAATTTGTTACAACCAATATTCCGGATCAGCTGAAGAATAAGTAATATTCTGAATTTTTTCTATTATATAAAATCTGTCTCTTTCAAGGCGGATTTTTTTGTTATTAATAATCTCAGTTCTTTGCTCCGTAGAAATAAACTTTTATAGCAAAATTGCGCCAACAATCTTAAGCTCCGGAGGAGCGACCCTTAATCTTTAAATTTCAATTCACAAAAATTGCATACATGCATAAAGCTATTGAATATAAACCTACCAACTGTCAACTAAACCCTATCAACAAATTTTTTTATTTTCTCAGGAAAAGACAATAAAGGTAGGACAAAATAAGCCACTTTTTGTATTAAAAATGATTCATGTTTTTAATGCACTGTTAACTAAAAGCTTATACATAATCGTTAATCATAAGTTAATATGGCGTTTAGAAATTGTTTAAAATATGTTAAAACCGTATTAAAGCTATGCTGGTCATAGCTTTCTAATTTTGCGCAAACAAAAAAGTGTATGCGTAAAGAGACTCAAAAATTACTTCTTTTATCTGTGTTAGGATTGGTGAGCGTCAATATGGCAGCCCAGCAGCAGGTGAAGAAAGATACGATCAAAAATATTGATGAAGTTGTAGTGACAGCTCTGGGTATCAAAAGACAAGATAAATCCTTAGGTTATGTAGCCGAGAAAGTAGATGCTGAGGTTTTTGAAAACATTCAGAATAACAACTGGGCTCAAGGTCTGGAAGGCAGGGTTTCTGGCCTTAAAGTACAAACAGCCGGAGCAGGCCCCCTTGGCTCGGCGAGAATAACACTCAGAGGAGAAAAAACATTTGGTTTCGCTGGAAATTATGCATTAATTGTTGTTGATGGTGTTCCTTTGAGCAATTCAACTACAGGAACTGGAACTGCGGCGTATGGTGCAGGAACCGGAGGAGATTTACCAGTCGATCTGGGTGATGGCCTCAACAGTATTAATCCGGATGATATCGAATCGGTAACCGTACTGAAAGGTGCTTCTGCGGCAGCATTGTACGGATCGAGAGCTGCGAATGGAGCATTGATGGTTACCACAAAGTCAGGGAAAGGCAAAAACGGTAAACTGACTGTTTCCTTTAATTCTACTTTAAGCTATGATTCGGTTTTGAAATGGCCGGATTACCAGTATCAGTACGGTCAGGGAACTTTAACTAAAAATACAGCAGGAGAATTTTTCTATTCTTACGGAGCTTCTGCAGACGGTGTAAGTACAGGAGGAACGAGTAGTGCTTTCGGTCCAAAATTCAATGGTCAGTCTTATTTCCAGTACGACCCAAATTTGCTTGGACAAAGTGCCGAAAGACAATTGTGGAGACCGTATGAAGATAATATCAAAGGTTTTTGGGAAACGGGTGTAACGTCTTCTAATAATGTTTCTGTAGAAAGCAGTACAGATAAAACAAGCTTCAGAGCCTCATTAACTTATCTGGATAACAAATGGATGATGCCAAATACAGGTTTTAACCGTTTCAATGGTGCGATTTCATTAGATCATAAAGTAACAGATAAATTCAGAATTTCAACCAAATTCAACTACGCTAATACACAAAGTGATAATCTTCCTGCCACAGGATACAATAACCAGTCGATTTCTTATTTCATGATTTTCCAAAATCCGAATGTTGATTTGGCTTGGTATAAACCAATCTGGAAACCGGGTCAGGAAGAACTTGACCAGATTCATCCATTCAGTTCGTTTATTGATAACCCTTATCTGATTGCTTATAAAATGCTGAACGGTGTAGAAAAGAAATTAATTACCGGAAATATTTCTGCAACTTATGATTTCAACAAAAATTTCAGCTTGATGTTAAGATCAGGAATCGAAATGCTTGATGAAGAAAGAACAACAAAGAGACCTTACAGCTCTGCCAATTATCTGAAAGGTTTCTACAGAGAGCAATATATTAAGAATAATGAGTTCAATAATGACTTATTATTTACTTTCAAAAAAGATTATGGCAAATTTAATGTAAGTGCAAATGCCGGAGCAAGTATACGTTACAATCAATATGTAATGACAGACTTCCGTGCTGAAGGATTAAAGGTAGCCGGCGACTATAGTCTAAATAATGCCATAGCGCTTATCACAAAAGTTCCCAAACCCAATGATCAGCAGATGAACAGTGTATACGGGTTAGTAAGTGCTAATTATAATAATTTGGTATTCTTAGATGTTACTGCAAGAAATGACTGGAGCAGTACCTTAAATAAAGATAACCGATCATTTTTTTATCCTTCGGTAAGTTCAAGTTTTATTCTTTCAGATATATTTAAATTATCAAGCTCAAATTTTAATTACTGGAAATTAAGAGCGTCTTGGGCACAGGTCGGTCTTGGCGGATCACCTTATCAGATTGATAAATATTACACGCCAAGTGATTTTGTAGGATCTGTTTTAACGCCAAGTACGTATGTGACACCAAATATAAGACCTCAGGAAAACACCAATATCGAAGCGGGAATGGATCTTTCTGTTTTAAAAAATAGATTAAGCTACAATTTCACATTGTATCAAAATACAACAGTTGACGAAATTCTTGGGGTTTCCACTCCTGTAGAATCGGGGTATACAACTCGTATTATCAATGCAGGGGAAATAAGAAACAGAGGTATTGAAATGGGGTTGAATGCAATTCCGGTAAAATCTAAAAACTTTAGCTGGAATGTTTCTGCAAATTGGTCTATGAATAGAAATAAAGTAATGTCACTTCCTGAAGAATACACGGGTGATAATTATTACACAATTTCTACCGTAGCGGGAGTTCTATATTACAACGCAGTTGTTGGCGGTGCTTTGGGAGATCTTTATGGTTTCAAATTAGTAAGAAATGCTGACGGACAAGTAGTTTATGATGCAACAACAGGGCTTCCTTCAAGACCCGATCGAGTAGAGAAAGTAGGAAATGCATTCCCGAAATGGAGAGCCGGTCTTCAAAATGATTTCAAAATTAAAAACTGGCAGATCAGCTTCTCTTTTGACGGTCAGTATGGTGGAATGGCATATTCACAAACTCATCACAAAATGTCTGAGCAAGGTAAACTTGAGAATACTTTAATGGGAAGAGATAATCCGAGTGGAACGATTGTAGGACAGGGTGTTGTTTTAAATTCTGACGGAACTTACAGCCCAAATACAAAAGCGGTTGGTTTAGCAGCATATTACGGTGATTACTACAGAAGAGCCAATATTGAGACCAATACTTTTGATACTTCTTTCATTAAATTGAGAGATGCAAGAATTGCCTATTCATTTTCAAAAGATGTGATTGCTCCATTAAAACTTACTGAGCTTACTTTAGCAGTTTTTGGTAAAAACCTTTGGATGTGGACCAAATTTCCAATGTTTGATCCTGAAGTTGCTGCGCTTAATGACTCTACAATTACTCCAGGTGCTGAAATTGGTCAGCTTCCAACGGCAAGAACTGTCGGTTTTCAAGTTAATTTAAAATTCTAAGATCAACCTCATGAAAAAAATATTTTTATCTACCGCAATTGCTCTTTCAGTTTTTAGTATGAATTCTTGCGAAAGGAGCTTTGAAGAGATCAATACAGATACAAGCAAAATAAAGCAGCCTTCTGTAGGCAGTTTTCTCGTTCCGATTCAGTACGAAATGGGATCTTACGGATACAACAGAGCAGATGATTTTACATTCGATATCATGCAGGTTGCTCTGGATTTTCCTAATGAAGGAAATACAGTAAGCCGTTATTATTTAACCGAAAGTACCGGAAACGGATATTGGAATACAAGCTACAAATGGCTGAAACAGGTAAAAGAGCTTAATGAAGCAGCAAAAAAAGAGCAAAACAATAATTATCTCGCTATTTCTAAAGTTTTGAATGCTTGGATTATGGCCAATCTTACCGATGCATTTGGAGATGTCCCGATGACGGAAGCTTTACGTCTTGAAGAAAATATAATGAAGCCAAAATATGATAAACAGAAAGACATCTATTTATCTCTTTTAAATGATCTTAAAGAAGCAAATACACTTTTTGATACCACAAAAACGTTGACTGAAGGCGATCTTTTCTTTCAGGCCAACGCAAGCACAGCCGGAATCATAAAGTGGAAAAAATTCTGTAATTCTCTTTCATTAAGACTTTTGACAAGGATTTTAAATAAAAATGGCGAAGTAGATGTGCACGCCAGAATCAATGAGATTATTAGTAACCCTACAGTTTATCCGATTTTTCAGAGTAATGCAGATGGTGCTACTTTAGATATTTCAGGTATTGCACCATTGATGCCGCCGATTGCAAGACCGCAGGATTTTACAGCATATAGGGCTTCAGGAGGTTTTTTTACTCAGACTTTGGTAGACAATAATGACCCAAGATTAAGCATGTTTTTTACTCAGGCTAAAAGTCTTCCGCCTGCCAATGCAAATATTGGTTATAAAGGTGTTCCTTCCGGATACGCATTGGGATCTACATTCGATTATCAGCCTTCAAATCTGAATCAGAATTTAGCAAAAGCACCGCTGAAAATTTTGGTAATGCCTTATGCAGAACTTCAGTTTATTCTTTCGGAGTTGGCTTTTAAAGGAATTATTCCGGGAAGTGCACAAACGTTCTACGAAAGCGGCGTGAAAGCAACTCTTGAACAATGGGGAGCAACAATGCCTGCAAACTATTTTGCCAATCCGAAAGTAGCGTACAACGGAACTTTAGAAAGAATTATGCTTCAGAAATATGTAGGATTGTTCTTTGTAGATCATCAACAATGGTATGAGCAGAGAAGAACAGGGTTTCCTGTATTGCCCAACAACGGAGGTTTGATGAATAACGCAAAAATGCCCCAGAGAATGCCTTATCCAACGGTTACAAAAGTTCAGAATTATGACAATTATGTAACAGCTTCTCAAAATATGGGTGGCGATAATATCAATACAAAAATGTGGTGGAATCAGTAATTCCAAATTAATCAATAATCAATATTAAAATGAACATAAAATTTTTACTGCCATCAGTACTCGTTTCAGCAATGGCATTTTCTCAGGCATCGGTTTCAGGATATGTTTTTGAAGATATCAATAAAAATCAGCAGAAAGAAAAACGTGAAAAAGGAATAGAAAATGTAGCCGTTTCAAACGGAGCTCAGGTTGTATTAACCGATAAAAACGGAGAATATAGCTTACCGATTATAGAGGGTCAGACAGTTTTTGTTATTAAACCATCCGGATATATGATGGCTTTAAATCAAAATAATTTACCGCAATATTACTATCAATACAAGCCTAAAGGTTCGCCTGCAGATTTTAAGTATAAAGGATCTGCACCTACAGGAGAACTTCCTAAAGAATTAAATTTTGCATTACATAAACAAAACGAAAGCAAGAATTTTGATATTTTGGTTTTCGGAGATCCGCAACCTTACACCGAAAAGCAGCTGGATTATTTTAAAAGAGCAATTGTAAATGAAGTGAAATCAACCAAGAAAAATGCAGTTTTCGGAATCAGTCTTGGAGATTTGGTAGGCGATGATCTGAGTCTTCAGAAACCTTATGCTGATGTAATGAAAGAAGTCGGTTTGCCTTGGTACAACGTAATGGGAAATCATGATATGAATTATGATGCTAAAGATGATCAGCTTTCAGACGAAACTTTTGAAGCTAATTTTGGTCCTGCCAACTATTCTTTTAATTACGGAAATGTACATTTTATTGTACTTGATGATATTCTTTACCCGGACCCGAGAGACGGAAAAGGATATTGGGGAGGTTTCAGAGAAGATCAGGTTCAGTTTATCCAAAATGATTTAAAATTGGTAGACAAAAACAAACTGATCGTTGTTTCTTTTCACATTCCTTTGGAGCATAACAATGAAGATAATTTCAGAAATGCAGATCGCCAGAAATTATTTGATGCGCTTTCTCCATTCGCAAATGCATTGATGTTGTCGGCTCATACTCACATTCAGCAGCAGATTTTTTACGGAAAAGCTCAAGGCTGGGAAGGTACAAAAGATCTTCATGAATATAATGTAGGAACCACTTGCGGAGATTGGTGGTCAGGGACTTCTGATGAAATTGGCTTGCCGACTTCTACAATGAGAGATGGTACTGCGAAAGGATATTCTTTCATCAGTTTTAATGATAATCAGTACAAAGTGAAGTATAAAACTGCAGGAAAACCTGAAGATTATCAAATTCAATTGTATGTTCCGAAAGTGATTCCTCATCCATCGAAAACTTCAGCTAAAATTTTGGCAAACTTCTTTATGGGAAGCAAAAAAGATAAAGTTCAATACAGAATTGATGGCGGAAAATGGGAAGAAATGGAATACAACGAAACTATCGATCCCAACTTTGCAAACGCTGTTTTTAAATGGGATTCTACAGAAAAAATATTCCCTGGAAGAAGGCCTTCAAATCCTGAACAGTCAAAGCATATCTGGGCTGGAGGTTTTGGAAATAAATTAACACTCGGAAAGCACAAAGTTGAGGTGAAAGCTTTCGATATGTACGGAAATGAATTTTCGGCATCGGAAGAATTTGAAGTTCAAAACGCAGTGCTTATTCCTTAGAATCAGTTTTTACTTTTTATATATTACTTTCAGAAACCAGCTTATTCGTAAGCTGGTTTTGTTTGATATAGAATTTCCTGATAATTAATTTTCATTAAATCAAAAACATAAACGCTTGTTTAAAAAAAGGGTTTCGTAAATTTGCACCATTAAAATTTAAATAATGAATC from Chryseobacterium indoltheticum encodes the following:
- a CDS encoding SusC/RagA family TonB-linked outer membrane protein, which codes for MRKETQKLLLLSVLGLVSVNMAAQQQVKKDTIKNIDEVVVTALGIKRQDKSLGYVAEKVDAEVFENIQNNNWAQGLEGRVSGLKVQTAGAGPLGSARITLRGEKTFGFAGNYALIVVDGVPLSNSTTGTGTAAYGAGTGGDLPVDLGDGLNSINPDDIESVTVLKGASAAALYGSRAANGALMVTTKSGKGKNGKLTVSFNSTLSYDSVLKWPDYQYQYGQGTLTKNTAGEFFYSYGASADGVSTGGTSSAFGPKFNGQSYFQYDPNLLGQSAERQLWRPYEDNIKGFWETGVTSSNNVSVESSTDKTSFRASLTYLDNKWMMPNTGFNRFNGAISLDHKVTDKFRISTKFNYANTQSDNLPATGYNNQSISYFMIFQNPNVDLAWYKPIWKPGQEELDQIHPFSSFIDNPYLIAYKMLNGVEKKLITGNISATYDFNKNFSLMLRSGIEMLDEERTTKRPYSSANYLKGFYREQYIKNNEFNNDLLFTFKKDYGKFNVSANAGASIRYNQYVMTDFRAEGLKVAGDYSLNNAIALITKVPKPNDQQMNSVYGLVSANYNNLVFLDVTARNDWSSTLNKDNRSFFYPSVSSSFILSDIFKLSSSNFNYWKLRASWAQVGLGGSPYQIDKYYTPSDFVGSVLTPSTYVTPNIRPQENTNIEAGMDLSVLKNRLSYNFTLYQNTTVDEILGVSTPVESGYTTRIINAGEIRNRGIEMGLNAIPVKSKNFSWNVSANWSMNRNKVMSLPEEYTGDNYYTISTVAGVLYYNAVVGGALGDLYGFKLVRNADGQVVYDATTGLPSRPDRVEKVGNAFPKWRAGLQNDFKIKNWQISFSFDGQYGGMAYSQTHHKMSEQGKLENTLMGRDNPSGTIVGQGVVLNSDGTYSPNTKAVGLAAYYGDYYRRANIETNTFDTSFIKLRDARIAYSFSKDVIAPLKLTELTLAVFGKNLWMWTKFPMFDPEVAALNDSTITPGAEIGQLPTARTVGFQVNLKF
- a CDS encoding SusD/RagB family nutrient-binding outer membrane lipoprotein produces the protein MKKIFLSTAIALSVFSMNSCERSFEEINTDTSKIKQPSVGSFLVPIQYEMGSYGYNRADDFTFDIMQVALDFPNEGNTVSRYYLTESTGNGYWNTSYKWLKQVKELNEAAKKEQNNNYLAISKVLNAWIMANLTDAFGDVPMTEALRLEENIMKPKYDKQKDIYLSLLNDLKEANTLFDTTKTLTEGDLFFQANASTAGIIKWKKFCNSLSLRLLTRILNKNGEVDVHARINEIISNPTVYPIFQSNADGATLDISGIAPLMPPIARPQDFTAYRASGGFFTQTLVDNNDPRLSMFFTQAKSLPPANANIGYKGVPSGYALGSTFDYQPSNLNQNLAKAPLKILVMPYAELQFILSELAFKGIIPGSAQTFYESGVKATLEQWGATMPANYFANPKVAYNGTLERIMLQKYVGLFFVDHQQWYEQRRTGFPVLPNNGGLMNNAKMPQRMPYPTVTKVQNYDNYVTASQNMGGDNINTKMWWNQ
- a CDS encoding calcineurin-like phosphoesterase C-terminal domain-containing protein, which encodes MNIKFLLPSVLVSAMAFSQASVSGYVFEDINKNQQKEKREKGIENVAVSNGAQVVLTDKNGEYSLPIIEGQTVFVIKPSGYMMALNQNNLPQYYYQYKPKGSPADFKYKGSAPTGELPKELNFALHKQNESKNFDILVFGDPQPYTEKQLDYFKRAIVNEVKSTKKNAVFGISLGDLVGDDLSLQKPYADVMKEVGLPWYNVMGNHDMNYDAKDDQLSDETFEANFGPANYSFNYGNVHFIVLDDILYPDPRDGKGYWGGFREDQVQFIQNDLKLVDKNKLIVVSFHIPLEHNNEDNFRNADRQKLFDALSPFANALMLSAHTHIQQQIFYGKAQGWEGTKDLHEYNVGTTCGDWWSGTSDEIGLPTSTMRDGTAKGYSFISFNDNQYKVKYKTAGKPEDYQIQLYVPKVIPHPSKTSAKILANFFMGSKKDKVQYRIDGGKWEEMEYNETIDPNFANAVFKWDSTEKIFPGRRPSNPEQSKHIWAGGFGNKLTLGKHKVEVKAFDMYGNEFSASEEFEVQNAVLIP
- a CDS encoding glycerophosphodiester phosphodiesterase family protein; translation: MKKFILGFAVLTTAFMNAQTQIIAHRGYFQTQPPTTENSITALQNAQKLKIYGSEFDVRMSKDGVLVINHDEHHGKMEISETDFKELAKLKLLNGEKYPTLKDYLKAGKKDKALKLIVEIKPAKTEALENELVEKTIAMIKDMKLESQCEYISFSLNICKQIKKIAPDFKVQYLRGELSPQQIKEEGLDGLDYHYSVFQKNPTWISEANALGLITNSWTVNDVETYNELKKQGVKFVTTNIPDQLKNK